A window of the Astyanax mexicanus isolate ESR-SI-001 chromosome 22, AstMex3_surface, whole genome shotgun sequence genome harbors these coding sequences:
- the LOC111189644 gene encoding deoxynucleoside triphosphate triphosphohydrolase SAMHD1 isoform X1, producing MAQSKSQDEQSTTKKEKAIYKVFNDSVHGHIEMHPLLVKIIDTPEFQRLKNIKQLGGGYYVYPGASHNRFEHSLGVAHLAGKLLQSLKKNLPEGLEITPNDELCVQIAALCHDLGHGPFSHAFDIFMKDFDSSWKHEDVSVKMFKHLIEENGIKEIMGKENENWDAFSEEDFMFITELIQGPSNSASEWPYKGREKKKAFLYDIVANHRNGIDVDKMDYFTRDCHHLGMKCNFSHERFITFARVCEENGETQICMRDKEAMNMYELFHVRNLLHHNACQHRVVKAVELMIMDALKEANDHFEFKKAAMDPKRFVDLTDDILQKILHTPEKSTKVEKAQKIIKRLLKRDLYKFLGAKTFQPQELKHLTSDEERKKVLKTWLGKIQTPEVGSQRLKLEYFKEVVSHLLPEKFAETKVMLFYKGEDKDVEKLAKREIKYFWNDLDIFSSAIKNSRTYMDFTDFSKLLEKKMVTAQEICEVFSNQGFYRFIAEETFKPKLELVDNSELQKALEAWLEELEQQAGRQKIVQSAKDFELVPYTPPESDSSNLYLKYKGLFREDLDKFWQIVGLGPSASDYSFREFLCLYLVIAKEVTVRLLRQGYFLIDEKALETDKLTRLDDRKWTTLLENWLKDIQKQAQRQQFRFTANNFKVVSYHLPCQTEISKVMLFYKGLTEDDVEKLWEQVRKVREAPPAKKAKRS from the exons ATGGCGCAGAGCAAATCACAAGATGAACAATCTACAACAAAGAAGGAGAAAGCAATCTACAAG GTCTTtaatgactctgttcatggccaCATTGAGATGCACCCTCTGCTGGTGAAGATAATAGACACTCCTGAGTTTCAGCGCTTGAAGAACATCAAACAACTTGGAGGAGGCTATTATGTCTATCCTGGAGCGTCTCACAATCGCTTTGAGCATTCCTTAGG tgtGGCTCATCTGGCAGGGAAGCTTCTACAGAGTCTGAAAAAGAATCTGCCAGAGGGATTAGAGATAACACCCAATGATGAACTCTGTGTTCAGATTGCTGCACTGTGTCATGACCTGG GACACGGGCCGTTCTCTCATGCATTCGACATATTCATGAAGGACTTTGACTCAAGTTGGAAG CATGAAGATGTATCAGTCAAGATGTTTAAACATCTTATTGAAGAAAATGGCATTAAAGAAATCAtgggaaaagaaaatgaaaattggGACGCATTTTCTGAAGAGGATTTCATGTTCATCACAGAGCTTATTCAAGGGCCGAGTAATTCTGCTTCTGAG TGGCCATATAAAGGAAGGGAGAAGAAGAAGGCTTTCTTGTATGACATTGTGGCCAATCACAGAAACGGAATTGACGTTGACAAAATGGACTATTTCACCAG AGACTGCCACCACCTGGGCATGAAATGTAACTTCTCTCATGAACGTTTTATAACGTTTGCACGAGTTTGTGAAGAAAATGGAGAAACACAGATCTGCATGAGAGACAAG GAAGCGATGAACATGTACGAGCTCTTTCATGTTCGCAACCTCCTTCACCACAATGCCTGCCAGCACAGGGTCGTAAAGGCAGTCGAACTTAT GATAATGGATGCTCTCAAAGAAGCCAATGATCACTTCGAGTTCAAAAAAGCAGCAATGGATCCTAAAAGATTTGTGGATCTCACAG aTGACATTCTTCAGAAAATTCTGCACACTCCAGAAAAAAGCACAAAAGTTGAAAAAGCCCAGAAAATCATTAAAAGATTATTAAAACGTGACTTGTACAAGTTCCTTGGTGCAAAAACATTTCAGCCTCAGGAGCTGAAACACTTAACCAGTGATGAAGAGAGGAAG AAAGTGCTGAAGACCTGGCTAGGAAAGATCCAGACACCAGAAGTTGGTTCTCAGAGACTCAAGCTCGAGTACTTTAAGGAGGTG GTCTCGCACCTCCTTCCTGAGAAATTTGCTGAAACCAAAGTCATGCTTTTCTACAAGGGTGAAGACAAAGATGTTGAGAAACTGGCCAAAAGGGAAATCAAATACTTCTG GAATGACTTGGACATCTTCTCCTCTGCCATAAAGAACTCAAGGACCTACATGGATTTCACAg ACTTTTCAAAACTGTTGGAGAAAAAGATGGTGACCGCGCAGGAAATCTGTGAAGTATTTTCAAACCAGGGCTTCTACAGATTCATTGCGGAGGAAACATTCAAGCCAAAACTGGAACTTGTGGACAACTCTGAGTTGCAG AAAGCTCTGGAGGCATGGTTGGAAGAACTCGAGCAACAAGCTGGTCGTCAGAAGATTGTTCAAAGTGCAAAGGATTTTGAATTG GTCCCGTACACACCTCCCGAATCTGACTCCTCTAATCTCTATCTGAAGTACAAGGGACTGTTCAGAGAGGATCTCGACAAATTCTG GCAAATTGTGGGCCTTGGACCCTCTGCTTCAG ATTACAGTTTCAGGGAATTCCTATGCTTATACCTCGTAATAGCAAAGGAAGTGACTGTGAGACTTTTAAGACAAGGCTACTTCCTCATTGATGAGAAAGCACTGGAGACTGATAAACTGACACGTTTGGACGATAGGAAATGGACG ACACTGCTGGAGAACTGGTTGAAAGACATCCAGAAACAAGCGCAACGCCAGCAGTTCAGGTTTACTGCAAATAACTTCAAAGTG GTATCGTACCATCTGCCTTGCCAAACTGAAATCAGTAAAGTCATGCTTTTCTACAAGGGACTCACTGAAGATGATGTCGAAAAATTGTGGGAGCAAGTGCGAAAAGTGCGAGAAGCTCCACCTGCCAAAAAGGCAAAGCGCTCATAA
- the LOC111189644 gene encoding deoxynucleoside triphosphate triphosphohydrolase SAMHD1 isoform X2, producing MAQSKSQDEQSTTKKEKAIYKVFNDSVHGHIEMHPLLVKIIDTPEFQRLKNIKQLGGGYYVYPGASHNRFEHSLGVAHLAGKLLQSLKKNLPEGLEITPNDELCVQIAALCHDLGHGPFSHAFDIFMKDFDSSWKHEDVSVKMFKHLIEENGIKEIMGKENENWDAFSEEDFMFITELIQGPSNSASEWPYKGREKKKAFLYDIVANHRNGIDVDKMDYFTRDCHHLGMKCNFSHERFITFARVCEENGETQICMRDKEAMNMYELFHVRNLLHHNACQHRVVKAVELMIMDALKEANDHFEFKKAAMDPKRFVDLTDDILQKILHTPEKSTKVEKAQKIIKRLLKRDLYKFLGAKTFQPQELKHLTSDEERKKVLKTWLGKIQTPEVGSQRLKLEYFKEVQIKFNYGMKDKNPIDSLRFYRKYDPNTPIKLSKHEVSHLLPEKFAETKVMLFYKGEDKDVEKLAKREIKYFWNDLDIFSSAIKNSRTYMDFTDFSKLLEKKMVTAQEICEVFSNQGFYRFIAEETFKPKLELVDNSELQKALEAWLEELEQQAGRQKIVQSAKDFELVPYTPPESDSSNLYLKYKGLFREDLDKFWQIVGLGPSASDYSFREFLCLYLVIAKEVTVRLLRQGYFLIDEKALETDKLTRLDDRKWTTLLENWLKDIQKQAQRQQFRFTANNFKVVSYHLPCQTEISKVMLFYKGLTEDDVEKLWEQVRKVREAPPAKKAKRS from the exons ATGGCGCAGAGCAAATCACAAGATGAACAATCTACAACAAAGAAGGAGAAAGCAATCTACAAG GTCTTtaatgactctgttcatggccaCATTGAGATGCACCCTCTGCTGGTGAAGATAATAGACACTCCTGAGTTTCAGCGCTTGAAGAACATCAAACAACTTGGAGGAGGCTATTATGTCTATCCTGGAGCGTCTCACAATCGCTTTGAGCATTCCTTAGG tgtGGCTCATCTGGCAGGGAAGCTTCTACAGAGTCTGAAAAAGAATCTGCCAGAGGGATTAGAGATAACACCCAATGATGAACTCTGTGTTCAGATTGCTGCACTGTGTCATGACCTGG GACACGGGCCGTTCTCTCATGCATTCGACATATTCATGAAGGACTTTGACTCAAGTTGGAAG CATGAAGATGTATCAGTCAAGATGTTTAAACATCTTATTGAAGAAAATGGCATTAAAGAAATCAtgggaaaagaaaatgaaaattggGACGCATTTTCTGAAGAGGATTTCATGTTCATCACAGAGCTTATTCAAGGGCCGAGTAATTCTGCTTCTGAG TGGCCATATAAAGGAAGGGAGAAGAAGAAGGCTTTCTTGTATGACATTGTGGCCAATCACAGAAACGGAATTGACGTTGACAAAATGGACTATTTCACCAG AGACTGCCACCACCTGGGCATGAAATGTAACTTCTCTCATGAACGTTTTATAACGTTTGCACGAGTTTGTGAAGAAAATGGAGAAACACAGATCTGCATGAGAGACAAG GAAGCGATGAACATGTACGAGCTCTTTCATGTTCGCAACCTCCTTCACCACAATGCCTGCCAGCACAGGGTCGTAAAGGCAGTCGAACTTAT GATAATGGATGCTCTCAAAGAAGCCAATGATCACTTCGAGTTCAAAAAAGCAGCAATGGATCCTAAAAGATTTGTGGATCTCACAG aTGACATTCTTCAGAAAATTCTGCACACTCCAGAAAAAAGCACAAAAGTTGAAAAAGCCCAGAAAATCATTAAAAGATTATTAAAACGTGACTTGTACAAGTTCCTTGGTGCAAAAACATTTCAGCCTCAGGAGCTGAAACACTTAACCAGTGATGAAGAGAGGAAG AAAGTGCTGAAGACCTGGCTAGGAAAGATCCAGACACCAGAAGTTGGTTCTCAGAGACTCAAGCTCGAGTACTTTAAGGAGGTG CAAATCAAATTTAATTACGGGATGAAGGACAAGAATCCAATTGATTCTCTCAGATTCTACAGGAAATACGATCCAAACACACCAATAAAACTCTCCAAACATGAG GTCTCGCACCTCCTTCCTGAGAAATTTGCTGAAACCAAAGTCATGCTTTTCTACAAGGGTGAAGACAAAGATGTTGAGAAACTGGCCAAAAGGGAAATCAAATACTTCTG GAATGACTTGGACATCTTCTCCTCTGCCATAAAGAACTCAAGGACCTACATGGATTTCACAg ACTTTTCAAAACTGTTGGAGAAAAAGATGGTGACCGCGCAGGAAATCTGTGAAGTATTTTCAAACCAGGGCTTCTACAGATTCATTGCGGAGGAAACATTCAAGCCAAAACTGGAACTTGTGGACAACTCTGAGTTGCAG AAAGCTCTGGAGGCATGGTTGGAAGAACTCGAGCAACAAGCTGGTCGTCAGAAGATTGTTCAAAGTGCAAAGGATTTTGAATTG GTCCCGTACACACCTCCCGAATCTGACTCCTCTAATCTCTATCTGAAGTACAAGGGACTGTTCAGAGAGGATCTCGACAAATTCTG GCAAATTGTGGGCCTTGGACCCTCTGCTTCAG ATTACAGTTTCAGGGAATTCCTATGCTTATACCTCGTAATAGCAAAGGAAGTGACTGTGAGACTTTTAAGACAAGGCTACTTCCTCATTGATGAGAAAGCACTGGAGACTGATAAACTGACACGTTTGGACGATAGGAAATGGACG ACACTGCTGGAGAACTGGTTGAAAGACATCCAGAAACAAGCGCAACGCCAGCAGTTCAGGTTTACTGCAAATAACTTCAAAGTG GTATCGTACCATCTGCCTTGCCAAACTGAAATCAGTAAAGTCATGCTTTTCTACAAGGGACTCACTGAAGATGATGTCGAAAAATTGTGGGAGCAAGTGCGAAAAGTGCGAGAAGCTCCACCTGCCAAAAAGGCAAAGCGCTCATAA
- the LOC125787058 gene encoding uncharacterized protein LOC125787058, with amino-acid sequence MCFQIPTLISCNTRRHRHQGRNRNPSNLLGSLQRTLQLQLPCHLLLPSPTLHGQPAGVVELACFCLNNLQDPNQSGFKPAHSTETALIAVTEKLHAAKATNLSSVLILLDLSAAFDMVNHSILLSILTSLGITGSAWQWFASYLEDRSYQVSSRISACLNDVSMWMSSHHLKLNPSKTDLLFIPGTTSPHNNLSISFENSLVTPSAEARSLGVVMDDQLSFSSHIANLTRTCRFLLYNIRRIRPFLSQDATQVLVQSLVISRLDYCNSLLAGLPLRATKPLQLIQNAAARLVFNLPKFCHVTPLLRSLHWLPVAARIRFKTLTLAYKAKNGPAPSYLMAMVKARSAPRALRASSTARLEPPSLKTHRKQTSRLFSALAPRWWNELPLDVRTAESLTVFKRRLKTHLFKEFLN; translated from the exons ATGTGCTTCCAAATTCCTACTCTCATCTCCTGCAACACCCGTAGACACCGGCATCAGGGCAGAAACCGCAATCCTAGCAACCT ACTTGGATCACTCCAGAGAACTCTGCAACTCCAGCTGCCCTGTCATCTGCTTTTGCCTTCTCCCACTCTCCACGGCCAACCGGCAGGGGTGGTGGAACTGGCCTGCTTCTGTCTC aacaatcttcaggatccaaaccagtctggcttcaaacctgcacattctactgaaactgccctcattgcagttacagagaagcttcatgcagcaaaagctactaacctgtcatctgttctgattctgcttgatctctctgctgctttcgacatggtcaaccacagcattctcctttccatcctcaccagccttggaatcactggctctgcatggcagtggtttgcatcgtacctggaggaccgttcctaccag gtttcatcccgcatctcagcatgtctcaatgatgtctcgatgtggatgagttctcatcacctaaaactcaaccccagcaagactgaccttctgttcatcccaggaactacaagccctcacaacaatctctccatctctttcgagaactcactggtcactccatcggcagaagcaagaagcctcggtgtagtaatggatgaccagttatcgttctcgagccatattgcaaatctgactcggacatgcagatttctcctgtacaacatccgaagaattcgaccgtttctgtctcaggatgccactcaggtgcttgtgcagtctcttgtcatctcaagacttgactactgcaactctctactggctggtcttccactgcgagccaccaaaccactacaattaattcagaacgcggcagcacgactcgtcttcaatcttccgaagttctgccatgtgactcctttgctgcgttccctccactggcttcctgttgccgcccgcatccgattcaaaaccctgacgctggcctacaaggcaaaaaacggaccagcaccttcatacctgatggcgatggtcaaagccagatctgcaccaagagctcttagagcttccagtacggctcggctcgaacctccatcactcaaaacacacagaaaacagacatccagactcttctctgcgctggcaccaaggtggtggaatgaacttccactggatgtcagaacagcagagtcactcacggtcttcaaacgtcgactgaagacacatcttttcaaagagttcctaaactaa